The genomic interval GGGATGGCACTGTTGGGTCAAGGACGGCGGCTGGCGCAAGGTATCCCTGCGGCGCAACGCAGGTGCATCGCCGCACTAGGTACACGCAGGCATAAATAAGCTGACCTATATGTCGCCCCATACAGCCAATGGAATGGATACTTAGCGTACTCGTACGCGTACTTCAGCGCAGCGGTACTCGTACTCGATCCATCCTGGAATCGTTGACACAAGCAGGGGGATCTTTCGAGTGCGAGTACGAATACGACTGCAAGCAAGTGGCCCATTATGTCAGCGTAATATAGTGCACTAGGCAGGAGGCAGGGCGTCGACATATGCTCCAGGAACTCACCATTCGCAATTTCGCCATTATCGAGGATCTCAGCATTCGTTTTTCCCCGGGGTTGACGATCCTCAGCGGTGAAACCGGAGCGGGAAAGTCGATCATCATCAATGCCGTGAATTTATTGCTGGGCAGCCGGGCATCGGCCGCCCTGATCCGCACCGGCGCAGAAAGCGCCGAACTCGAGGCGCTGTTCGACATTCCTGCCGGCAGCGAGATCGCCCGACGGATGGTCGATGCAGGGTATGACGCCGGCGATGGGCTGCTGGTGCGACGGATCATCTCCAATCAGGATCGTCATCGCATCTATATCAACGGCCGACTGGCCACCATGCAGCTGCTCGGCGACCTGACCGCCCGACTGGCCAGCATTGCGGGGCAGCACGCCCACCAGGGCTTGCTCAGGGAGGAGGAGCATCTTTCCATTCTCGACCAGTTCGGCGATTTGTTGCCGCTGCGCGGCCGTTACGCGGAGAGCCACGCCCGTATATTGCCCCTGATCCGCGAAGAGCAGGCGCTGCTCGAGCGCCAGCGTCGCCAGGACGAGCAATCCGAACTGCTGCGGTTTCAGCTGCAGGAGATCGAAGCGGCGGACCTGCAAGTCGATGAGGATGCAACCCTTGAAAAAGAGCGCCTGCGCCTCAAGAACGGAGAGGAGCTGTTTCAAACCGTGCAGCAGTGCATCGAAGCGCTTTACAGCGGCGACGGTGCCGTGTTTGAAATCCTCGGCCAGCTGGCCAAGGCACTTTCGCGAGTGGGGCGCATCGACGACCAATTGCAGGACCGTTCCGGCGAACTGGAAGAGGTGACCTACCGGGTGGAAGATCTGGCCGGTCGCCTGCGGGACTATCTGCGGCACATCGACCTGGATCCCGGCCGGCTGGAGACTGTCGAGGCGCGCCTGGATACGGTGAACAAGCTCAAACGCAAATACGGCGGGTCCCTGGAAGCGGTTCACGCCCACGCCGAAGATATCGCCTGCCAATTAAAAGAGATCGACACCCTGGACGAGCGGCTATCCGAAATCAGAGCCGAACTGCAGCGCAACCACCAGGCGCTTTGCGGTCTGGCTGAAACATTGTCCGACAAACGCCGCAAGGCGGCTGAGCTGTTGTCTCAAAAGGTGGAGCGGGAGCTGGCCGATCTGAAGATGGCCGGCACCCGGTTCGTAGTGGACATACAGCCGGTGGACCAGCTCAGGGAGACCGGTCCGTTCCTGGCCAACAAGGGCCTTGCGCTGACAGAAAGCGGTTCGGACCGGGTGGTCTTCACGATGGCTCCCAATGTCGGAGAGGCGATCAAACCGTTGGCCAGCATCGCTTCGGGCGGGGAGTTGTCCCGGGTGATGCTGGCCCTGAAAGCCATTCTGGCCCATAGCGATGCCTTGGAAACCGTGGTGTTCGACGAAGTCGATGCCGGCATCGGCGGCGGCGTCGCCGATGTGGTGGGAAAAAAGCTGGCCCATCTGGCCCGTCACCATCAGATTCTGTGCATCACCCATCTGCCGCAAATCGCAAGGTATGGCGATCATCATTTTAATATCGTGAAAAGCGTTTCCCGGGGCCGAACCCGGACAACCATCATGCCGCTGGCGCCCGAAGCGCGGGTCGAAGAACTGGCCCGCATGCTGGGCGGCGAAAAGATCACGGCCACCACCCTGGCCCACGCCCGTGAGATGCTCTCCACGGGCCGATAAACCATGCCCTTCCGAACACGGCATTCGCCGTCTATTGTGAACGAACCGAAATTGTAAATCCCGGATCTGCCCTGGCGGTCGCGCAGGGCCGCCGTTGTCGATCCGGATGAACGACTTGCGCCTTGTCATCGTGATGAGCCGCCGGTCTCATCTGCAATCTTTTCACCAAAGGGGTTGCCATGTTTTTCGACCGATTGTTGTACAGCCTGCCGCCGCTCTTCACCGCGGTGCTGCTGGGCGCAATGGCAGCACACATCGTTCTTGGCCGGCACAAAGGAAAGTCCCACCGCCTGTTTGCCGCGCTCTGTTTTTTTGGAAGCTTGCTCTACATCGACATGTTGATCAATTTCAATGCACCGTCTGCACGGGTGGCGTTGATGGCCAGCCGCATCGGCCACCTGTTTCACCCTTTTTTACTTCCATTGTTCATCCACTTCTTCCACCTGTATCTTGGGATGGATCGCCGGCGTCATGTGGTCCCATTCGCCTACGGCTACGCCGCCCTGGTGGCGGCCTGCGCGCCGTGGGGAGGATGGATCATCGCGGATACCCGTTTTTTCGCTTTCGGTTACTTCGGCCAGGGCGGGCCCTTGTTCATCCTGATGGGAATCGGCGCCGTTCTTGCCACCGGTTACAACGTCGTCATAATATATCGGGCCATTCGTCGCGAATCGCGCAGTATCTACAAAAACAAACTTCACTATCTATTCATCGGCTTCGGCCTGCTGGGGATACTGACCACGCTGAACTGCCTGACCCTCTTCGGTGTGCCGGTCTACCCACCCGGCGCTTTTGGGTTTATTCCATTGATCATATTTGCGGCTGGCTTTTTCCGCTACGATCTGCTCGATTCCGGTGTGTTCCTGCGCAAAGGTTTCGTATACCTGACCATGACGATGGTGTTGGCGGCCGTTTATCTTCTGATGGCTTATGTCTTGCCTTTGCCTGCCATGGAAATTCGATTCAGCGCGGCCCATCTTATGGCCCTTCTGTTTTTGATTCCCGCGGCCATGGCCTCCGGACCTCTGGCCGGATGGCTCCAACAAGGCATGGATCGCATGCGGCTCAAGGGTTCGTTCGATCATCGCATGACCTTGAACCACATCAGCCAGACCATTGCATCTATTCTCGACCGGCAAAAGATCACCCAACTGTTGCAGGGAACCATCATCGACGCCATGCAGGTGACGCATTGCACGCTCTTTCTCGCCGATCCAGCCGTCAATGGCTATCGTGCGATTGCCGCGGCAGGAGACGGCACAGACCAGTGGCAGGATGCGTTTCTGGCCGAAGAATCCTGTCTCGTGTCGGCCCTGCAAGGCCGGTCCCTTCCCATTTTAAAGCAAAAACTGCTGGGAGCGGCCCGTGCAGGCAAAACCGTCGGGGTGCTGTCGCAGATGCGTTGGCTACGTGGAGAGGCCGTTTTCCCTATGTGTTTCAGGGAGCGTTTGAAAGGTTTTCTGGTGCTGGGCGAAAAGCGCAGCGGCCGGATAATTTCCGCCGAGGACCTGGACCTGCTGTTGCCCTTGTGCCATCAAAGCGCTCTTGCCATTCAAAATGCCCAGGCCTACCAGGCGCTTCGCGAGCTGAATCAGACATTGGAAGCGCAGGTGGCCGCGCGCACCGAAGCTCTGGAAACCGCCCTTGCGGAAAAAGAGCGTTCCCAGGAACAACTGATCCGCTCCGAAAGCCTGGCCGCGCTGGGGCAGCTCGTGGCCGGTGTGGCCCATGAACTGAACAATCCGCTCGCCAGCGTGACCAGCCTGCTCCAATCGATTGCCGAGGAGCTGTCCGAGTGGGATCGGAACCGACCGCTCGATCCCGATCTGCTGGACGACCTGCATTTCGCCGACAAGGAACTGGCCCGCGCCAAATCCATCATCGCCAGCCTCCTGGGCCTCTCACGCCAGACGCAGACCTACGAGGAATCGGTGGACATGACGTCGGTGGTCCAGGATGCCCTGCGGGTATTGCACAATCAATACAAGCACCGGCAGATGCACATTGAAACCGATCTCGATCCGGAACTGCCCAGGCTGCAGGGCAATTTTGCCCATCTGGGGCAAGTGGCCCTGAACATCATTCAAAATGCGATTCAGGCGTTGGCGGATCGTGGCGGTCAAGTCTGCTTGCGCACCTGGCACGATGCGGCCGGTGGGCATGTGGTCTTCCAGTGCCGGGACAATGGATCGGGCATCGCGGCCGCTATCCGCCCAGATGTTTTTAAGCCGTTTTTTACCACCAAACCCGTTGGTCGGGGAACCGGGTTGGGGCTGTACATTTGTCACCAGATCCTTCAACGCCATGGGGGCACCATCGCATTGGCGGCTGCCGACCCGCGCGGCACCGTAGTTACGGTTCGCTTGCCCGTTGGGTAAATGACGGAATACGGGGGTGAGGCATTACGCGTTTGGAAATGCCTTTGCAGCAATTCTAACTGAATGTGATTCACCTTGAAGGGCATGCATTACAGAAGGCGTTTGATAAAAAATTCGCACGTCAACGGTTGAGGCAGGCCCGGGTGGGGCAGGTTGCCAGGGCCACGTGAGCCTGCGCTCTTAGAGCCAGTTAAATGCAAACGGCGGACAAGCGGCCCAGACTGTTTGAGCGCAGCGAGTTTCCGGGTCGCCCGCCGTGCATTTTACCGGCACTTGACCGCTTGGCGTGTGGCATCGGCCACCTGTCCCACCCGGGCCGGAGTTGGTGAATGGCATTCAGTTAGAATCCTTCATGCCTTTGACCACGGCTTGACAAGCCCCGGTTATTGATAATAGAAAGAAAAGTTCTAATTATCACGATGGTAAAAGGAGCAGAAATGCCGATATATGAATTCAAGTGTCTGAAGTGTGAAACCTTCATGGAAGTGCTGGTCATGGGGACGGGTGAGGAAAAGGTGCCCATGCGTTGTAAGAAGTGTGGCTCGGAGGAACTGGAGCGTGTCATCAGCGCGACCAATTTCAGCGTGGGTGCAGGGGGAAACGGCGCCAAGTCAGGCCCGTCCGCCATTTCGCGTACCTGCTCCAGCGGATCGTGCACCACTTGGAATTTGCCTGGACACAGCAAATAGTTCAGCTTTGAGCGATGCGGATCTCACATGCTACCCTGAAGAGGTCGTCCGGTAATGACGTCAGTGGCCATCCATAAACGGGAGAAGGAACAATTCATCAAGCTGTTCAAGGGCGATCGTATCGATCGCTTCGAGGATCGTTTGGCTGTTTTGGAAGTTTTTTTGAACATCGAAAAGCATGTGACGGCCCAGGAGTTGACGCAGGCCGTGCACACGGCGGGCCATCACCTGGAGGAGACGTTCGTTCAGGAAACCATCGAGATGATGTGCCACTACGGCTTTGCCCAGGCCAGCCGGTTCGACAACGGGCAGGTGCGATACGAGCACCGTCATCTCGGGCAGCACCACGATCACCTGGTTTGCACCAAATGCCGAAAAATCATCGAGTTCGAGAACGATGCCATCGAAAATCTGCAGGAGCAGATCGCCTCGACCTATGGCTTCCATATGTTGCAGCACAAAATGGAGCTTTACGGGATCTGCCGGGAATGCCTGGCGCGCCGTGAGGATCTTCTGTCCCTCGACGCCGCCCGCCCCGGTGAGCGATTGAAGGTGGTGGCCTTCAGGGGCGGCGGCCGTTTGAAAATGCGCTTGTTGACCATGGGGTTGCGTATCGGAGACGAGATCGAGGTGATCACCAACATCAACCGAGGACAAGTCGTGATTGCCTCAGACTTCAATCGACTGGTCCTCGGGCAGGGGTTGGCGAGCAAAATCATGGTGTCAGCCTTGACCCGTGAAGAGAGGCCGGGCAGCTTAAAGGTCCAGCCCTGAGCAATACGTGATGGGAGATAACGATTGGATTTACAATGAGATTAGCGCACATCACAAAAGTCGTGTTGATCGGCATGTGGGTCGCCCTGGCGGTAGGGCAGGCTGCAGCGGCCGAGCGCATGGCCGCCAAGGAAGACATCGTCAACATCCGATCCGGTCCGGGGACCAACCATGACACTTTATGGCAAATCGAAAAATATCATCCGGTATTGATTGTTGAAAAAAAAGGCGAATGGTACCGATTCAAGGACTTCGAAGGGGATCAGGGGTGGATCCATGCCGCCTTGCTCGATCAGACACCCACGGTGATCGTTCGCGTATCCCGCTGCAATGTGCGTTCGGGTCCGGGGACGAACCATGGCATCGCCTTCATCGTGGATCGCGGAATCCCCTTCAAAGTGTTGCAAAAGAAGGACCGCTGGTTGGAAATCCAACACGCGGATGGAGACAAAGGATGGGTACTGGAGACGCTGGTATGGTGAACATGACCCGGATTTACGACCGCTTGAATCCGGAAAGACGGAAGGTGACCGGTGTGGGTTCGGCCCTGGTGGACATTTTGGCCCGCGAAGATGATGCCTTTCTACAGCGGGTGGGCGCCATCAAGGGCGGCATGACCTATGTGGACAGGGAGTTTATCGATCGGACCGTCCAGCAGGCGAGCAATCCGCCGCAAATCGTTCCCGGGGGATCGGCGTGCAATACGGTGGTGGGTATCGGCCGCCTGGGCGGGCACGCTCAATTCGTGGGAAAGTGCGGCAACGGCCCCATGGGCCGGTTGTTCCGTGACGATTTGACCAGACAAGGCGTCCACTCTTTTTTGTTGAATTCCGATTCCCCCACCGGCCGGGTGCTTTCCATCGTCTCACCGGATGCTCAAAGGTCCATGTTTACCTATCTGGGGGCTTCCGCCGAAGCGCGGCCCGAGGAGATGACCCCGGCCTGTTTCGAGGAGGCGGCCATCGTGCATATCGAAGGCTATCTGCTCTTCAATCGGGACTTGATCCGGGCCGCGTTGAAAGCGGCCCGCGATGCCGGAGCGCTGATTTCTCTCGATCTGGCCAGCTTCAACGTGGTCGAAGAGGCCAGGGATATTCTGCCTGAGTTGATCGCGGAGTATGTGGACATCTTACTGGCCAATGAGGATGAGTCCCATGCCTACACCGGAACCCGGGACGAATCGAAGGCGATATCCATCCTGGCGTCCCAAGTACCGCTGGCCGTATTGAAACTCGGCGCCCGGGGGAGCCTGATCGGCACGAACGGCGATGTTCTGGCTGTCAGCGCTTTGGGAAACGGCGAAGCCCAGGATACGACGGGTGCCGGTGATTTGTGGGCATCCGGTTTTCTGTACGGTCTGGTGAACCGGATGCCGCTCGATCGCTGTGGACGGTTGGCATCGCTTTGTGGCTATGAGGTGTGCCAGGTCGTAGGGGCAAATATTCCGGAAACGCGCTGGACGGCGATCCGAAAACAGATGGAGGGCTAATGGCCGGGAAAAAGATCACGCGCAAGGAACTTGTCAAAAAACCCGATGAATTTTTGACGCTGACCGGCAAGGTCGTGCAGTGGGCCAGGGCCAATGCCAAGCCCCTGGCTTACGGCATCGGCGCCTTTTTCGTTTTTCTCATCCTCGTGGCCGGATATCGATTGTATTCCGAAAACCGAGAGCGAGCCGCTGCGGCCCTGCTGAGCCGGGGCATGACCGCCTATGCGGAGGCCGTCAAGGCGGGCAATTCACCGGCCGAGGCCCTTGCCGCGGCCGAGCCTGAATTGCAGCGGCTGGTGGATGGTTACGGCCGTTATGACGCCGGTCGCCTGGCAGGTGTTTTTTTGGCCCACATCAGTTTGTCTGCAAACATGCCGGATCAAGCCATCGCGCTTTACAGCGAGGCTCTCGATCGGCTCGAGGGACATTCGAGTCTGGGCAACACGATCCTTAACGGGTTGGCCATGGCTTACCTGCAAAAGGGAGACGCGTCCGCTGCGATCGAGGCCTTTGAAAAGGTCCTGGCCAGCGGCAGCACCGTACTCAAAGACAACGCCCTCTTCCAGTTGGGACAGTTGTATCGGACCAGCGGGGACGGGGCGAAAAGCAGGCAAACCTTCGAACGGCTGGCGGCCGATTTTCCGAATTCCATTTATGTCGATATCGCCCGTGAAACCGCCGCAGCAACTGAAAAAATTGCGGGATAAGCCGTTTTTTACGGCGTCGTCCGGCGATGACTTTTTGCATGGCCATCACTCTTCGGGCTGGATGAACTCCGCCACATCGATCCCGTATTTCTTCAGCTTCTGATTCAGACCGCTTTTGCCGATGCCCAGAAGAGACGCCGCATGGGACTGGACATATCCGGCCTGTTGAAGCGCCTGCAGGATCATCTGCTTTTCCACATGGGCCAGCGTTTCGTAAAGGGTGGCTTTGGGGGAGAGGCCCTCAAGATTGAGTTTGTTGTTCTGGGTTACATTATTCCTGAAGTCCAGGGGCAAGTCATCGACGGTGATCGTCTCCCCGGCGCACATGACCATGGCGCGCTCGATGACATTTTCGAGTTCCCGCACATTGCCCGGCCAGCCATATTGGTAAAAGAGGCGTTCGACCTCCTTTTCCAGCCGTGTGACCGGTTTTTCATCTGGTCGTTCTTCCGCATATTTGGCTATAAAATGGGCCGTCAGCGGGCGGATGTCCTCCAGCCGGTCGCGCAGGGGCGGCAGGACGATATGGACGACATTGAGGCGGTAAAAAAGGTCCTCCCGGAAACGTCCCTTGGCGATTTCGTCTCTCAGGGATTTGTTGGTCGCGGCAATGAGCCGGATATTGACCGAAATGGGACGAATGCCGCCCACCCTCTCAAAGACCTTCTCCTGTAGCACGCGCAGTAACTTGACCTGCAGCGAAGAAGAAAGTTCCCCGATTTCATCCAAGAACAGGGTGCCCTGGTCGGCCAGCTCGAAACGTCCCTTTTTCATGGAGACCGCGCCGGTGAAGGCCCCCTTTTCATGGCCGAAGAGCTCGCTTTCCAGCAGACTCTCGGCCAGCGCCGAGCAGTTGACCGCCACAAAGGGCTGATTGCGGCGCGGGCTGTTGAAGTGGATCGATTTGGCCACCAACTCCTTGCCGGTGCCGCTTGGCCCTTCGATGAGTACCGTGGCCGTGGCCGGCGCCACCTTGCGAATGGTTTCGAAGATATCCTGCATGGCCTTGCTCTTGCCGATCAGGTTGCCGAAGCTGTAAAGGTTCTCCACGGCGCTGCGCAACTGCCGATTTTCCTTGACCACCCGATACATGGCAATGGCTTTGTTGACATAGAGAATCAGCTGTTCGTTGTCAAAAGGCTTGAGGATGTAGCTGTAGGCCCCTTTCTGCATGGCTTCCACCGCTTTTTCGACGGTTCCGTAAGCGGTCATCATGATGACCGGCAGCTCCGCATCGATGGTTTTAATCTTCTGGAGCAGCTCGATGCCGTCCATCTTGGGCATTTTCATGTCGGTAAGGACGAGGTCCACATCGGAGTGTTCCAGAACCGCCAGGGCCTCGTGGCCGCTATTGGCCGTCAGCGTTTCAAAACCCTCCTCCTGCAATACCGCGCTGAGTACCAGCGGATAGTTTTTTTCATCATCGACGATGAGAATCGTGTCCATATCGCTATCCCTCTTCTATAGGCAGCCGGATCGTCACACGCGCGCCGCCCTCCGGACGGTTTTCGATGCGCACCGCCCCCTGGTGGGCCTCGATGATGTTTTTGACGATGCCCAATCCCAGTCCGGTTCCCTTATCCTTGGTGGTGAAAAAGGGGTCCCAGATTTTTTCCATGTCCGTATCCGAGATCCCTGCGCCCTGGTCTTCGACGGCGATCCAGAGGCTGTTGTTCGCCGATTTGGCTTTCACCGTGATGTCGCCGCCGTCGGGCATGGACTGCATGGCATTGATGAAAACATTTAAAAAGGCCTGATGGAGCATGTCCGCATCGGCCATGATGATCGGCAGTTCACCTTCGAAATTGGCATGGATATGGAAGCCGTCGGCTTGTGCCTGGGTTTCCAGAAGGCGAATATTTTTATCAATCACATCTTCGATGCGGCAGGCAAAGCGATTGGGGTTTTTGGGTTTGGCAAAGTTCAAAAAGTCGGTGATGATATGGTTCAGGCGCGTCGATTCTTCGATGATGATGTTGGGGATCTGGATCATCGGATCGGTGGCGGGTATTTTTTTTCGCAGCAATTCCGCAGAACTACTGATGATTCCGAGCGGATTGCGGATCTCGTGGGACACCCCGGCCACCATTTCACCCAGCGACGAGAGATGCTTGGCGCGGCTGAGCTGTTCTTTGAGCTTGAGTTGCTCCTGGGCTCTTTTCTGGATGATCCCCTCGCCGCGTTTGACCACGAAGATCATGACCAGAAAGAGGATGATCATCACAACGCTGATGGTGATCATGGTCATGATCTGGTAGCGAAATATCTCTTTATAATCGTTGGAAAGATCCTGGACGATCTCCACCACCCCCAGCACCTCGCCCGCCACCGGGCTGAGGGGTTTTTCCATGCGCAAGGCGGCGAAAGTGATGATTTTAATCTCTTCGGGCAGCCCGAAAAACAGCTCCCAGAAGCTGCCTTTTTGAATCAGCCTGGAGGTCGGCCGCCCTTCCAGGGCGTTCTGGTGGCTCGTGCCGCCGAGATTTTCGAGTCCGATCAACTCCTTGGAAAAGCTGTAAGCGATGACATCGCGGACGCCGTAGATGTTGACCATATCCACCTTGAAACTGTGCAGGGTGCTGCGCACCACGCTGTCCATGCGCTCGTACTGGTCCTTGTGTCGCAATTCGATCTTCCCGAACTTGATGCCCACCGGCAGAA from Desulfatitalea tepidiphila carries:
- a CDS encoding SH3 domain-containing protein, translated to MRLAHITKVVLIGMWVALAVGQAAAAERMAAKEDIVNIRSGPGTNHDTLWQIEKYHPVLIVEKKGEWYRFKDFEGDQGWIHAALLDQTPTVIVRVSRCNVRSGPGTNHGIAFIVDRGIPFKVLQKKDRWLEIQHADGDKGWVLETLVW
- the recN gene encoding DNA repair protein RecN; protein product: MLQELTIRNFAIIEDLSIRFSPGLTILSGETGAGKSIIINAVNLLLGSRASAALIRTGAESAELEALFDIPAGSEIARRMVDAGYDAGDGLLVRRIISNQDRHRIYINGRLATMQLLGDLTARLASIAGQHAHQGLLREEEHLSILDQFGDLLPLRGRYAESHARILPLIREEQALLERQRRQDEQSELLRFQLQEIEAADLQVDEDATLEKERLRLKNGEELFQTVQQCIEALYSGDGAVFEILGQLAKALSRVGRIDDQLQDRSGELEEVTYRVEDLAGRLRDYLRHIDLDPGRLETVEARLDTVNKLKRKYGGSLEAVHAHAEDIACQLKEIDTLDERLSEIRAELQRNHQALCGLAETLSDKRRKAAELLSQKVERELADLKMAGTRFVVDIQPVDQLRETGPFLANKGLALTESGSDRVVFTMAPNVGEAIKPLASIASGGELSRVMLALKAILAHSDALETVVFDEVDAGIGGGVADVVGKKLAHLARHHQILCITHLPQIARYGDHHFNIVKSVSRGRTRTTIMPLAPEARVEELARMLGGEKITATTLAHAREMLSTGR
- a CDS encoding tetratricopeptide repeat protein encodes the protein MAGKKITRKELVKKPDEFLTLTGKVVQWARANAKPLAYGIGAFFVFLILVAGYRLYSENRERAAAALLSRGMTAYAEAVKAGNSPAEALAAAEPELQRLVDGYGRYDAGRLAGVFLAHISLSANMPDQAIALYSEALDRLEGHSSLGNTILNGLAMAYLQKGDASAAIEAFEKVLASGSTVLKDNALFQLGQLYRTSGDGAKSRQTFERLAADFPNSIYVDIARETAAATEKIAG
- a CDS encoding FmdB family zinc ribbon protein, whose amino-acid sequence is MPIYEFKCLKCETFMEVLVMGTGEEKVPMRCKKCGSEELERVISATNFSVGAGGNGAKSGPSAISRTCSSGSCTTWNLPGHSK
- a CDS encoding sigma-54-dependent transcriptional regulator; its protein translation is MDTILIVDDEKNYPLVLSAVLQEEGFETLTANSGHEALAVLEHSDVDLVLTDMKMPKMDGIELLQKIKTIDAELPVIMMTAYGTVEKAVEAMQKGAYSYILKPFDNEQLILYVNKAIAMYRVVKENRQLRSAVENLYSFGNLIGKSKAMQDIFETIRKVAPATATVLIEGPSGTGKELVAKSIHFNSPRRNQPFVAVNCSALAESLLESELFGHEKGAFTGAVSMKKGRFELADQGTLFLDEIGELSSSLQVKLLRVLQEKVFERVGGIRPISVNIRLIAATNKSLRDEIAKGRFREDLFYRLNVVHIVLPPLRDRLEDIRPLTAHFIAKYAEERPDEKPVTRLEKEVERLFYQYGWPGNVRELENVIERAMVMCAGETITVDDLPLDFRNNVTQNNKLNLEGLSPKATLYETLAHVEKQMILQALQQAGYVQSHAASLLGIGKSGLNQKLKKYGIDVAEFIQPEE
- a CDS encoding sensor histidine kinase codes for the protein MRPFLNELKLPAASPPPSSERAKPFRLVKYFSLSSLVLIFFGTIILSILNTHWIRTMQFSKSEAYALLLIENLNHQVFMQFILPVGIKFGKIELRHKDQYERMDSVVRSTLHSFKVDMVNIYGVRDVIAYSFSKELIGLENLGGTSHQNALEGRPTSRLIQKGSFWELFFGLPEEIKIITFAALRMEKPLSPVAGEVLGVVEIVQDLSNDYKEIFRYQIMTMITISVVMIILFLVMIFVVKRGEGIIQKRAQEQLKLKEQLSRAKHLSSLGEMVAGVSHEIRNPLGIISSSAELLRKKIPATDPMIQIPNIIIEESTRLNHIITDFLNFAKPKNPNRFACRIEDVIDKNIRLLETQAQADGFHIHANFEGELPIIMADADMLHQAFLNVFINAMQSMPDGGDITVKAKSANNSLWIAVEDQGAGISDTDMEKIWDPFFTTKDKGTGLGLGIVKNIIEAHQGAVRIENRPEGGARVTIRLPIEEG
- a CDS encoding ATP-binding protein, encoding MFFDRLLYSLPPLFTAVLLGAMAAHIVLGRHKGKSHRLFAALCFFGSLLYIDMLINFNAPSARVALMASRIGHLFHPFLLPLFIHFFHLYLGMDRRRHVVPFAYGYAALVAACAPWGGWIIADTRFFAFGYFGQGGPLFILMGIGAVLATGYNVVIIYRAIRRESRSIYKNKLHYLFIGFGLLGILTTLNCLTLFGVPVYPPGAFGFIPLIIFAAGFFRYDLLDSGVFLRKGFVYLTMTMVLAAVYLLMAYVLPLPAMEIRFSAAHLMALLFLIPAAMASGPLAGWLQQGMDRMRLKGSFDHRMTLNHISQTIASILDRQKITQLLQGTIIDAMQVTHCTLFLADPAVNGYRAIAAAGDGTDQWQDAFLAEESCLVSALQGRSLPILKQKLLGAARAGKTVGVLSQMRWLRGEAVFPMCFRERLKGFLVLGEKRSGRIISAEDLDLLLPLCHQSALAIQNAQAYQALRELNQTLEAQVAARTEALETALAEKERSQEQLIRSESLAALGQLVAGVAHELNNPLASVTSLLQSIAEELSEWDRNRPLDPDLLDDLHFADKELARAKSIIASLLGLSRQTQTYEESVDMTSVVQDALRVLHNQYKHRQMHIETDLDPELPRLQGNFAHLGQVALNIIQNAIQALADRGGQVCLRTWHDAAGGHVVFQCRDNGSGIAAAIRPDVFKPFFTTKPVGRGTGLGLYICHQILQRHGGTIALAAADPRGTVVTVRLPVG
- a CDS encoding adenosine kinase codes for the protein MVNMTRIYDRLNPERRKVTGVGSALVDILAREDDAFLQRVGAIKGGMTYVDREFIDRTVQQASNPPQIVPGGSACNTVVGIGRLGGHAQFVGKCGNGPMGRLFRDDLTRQGVHSFLLNSDSPTGRVLSIVSPDAQRSMFTYLGASAEARPEEMTPACFEEAAIVHIEGYLLFNRDLIRAALKAARDAGALISLDLASFNVVEEARDILPELIAEYVDILLANEDESHAYTGTRDESKAISILASQVPLAVLKLGARGSLIGTNGDVLAVSALGNGEAQDTTGAGDLWASGFLYGLVNRMPLDRCGRLASLCGYEVCQVVGANIPETRWTAIRKQMEG
- a CDS encoding transcriptional repressor, giving the protein MTSVAIHKREKEQFIKLFKGDRIDRFEDRLAVLEVFLNIEKHVTAQELTQAVHTAGHHLEETFVQETIEMMCHYGFAQASRFDNGQVRYEHRHLGQHHDHLVCTKCRKIIEFENDAIENLQEQIASTYGFHMLQHKMELYGICRECLARREDLLSLDAARPGERLKVVAFRGGGRLKMRLLTMGLRIGDEIEVITNINRGQVVIASDFNRLVLGQGLASKIMVSALTREERPGSLKVQP